DNA sequence from the Treponema sp. OMZ 838 genome:
ACAGTCAAACGAATAGACACACTGCGGGCAGATATAGACAAAATAATAGCGGAGTTGGAAAGGTAGGTGAATATGGAAGGACAAAAAGGAGAAATCATACTTTATCAGCGTGAAGATGGTGCTGTACAAATAGATGTAAGAGTGGAAGATGAGACGGTGTGGCTAACACAAGAACAGATGGCTGCATTGTTTGGAAAGGGACGCAGTACTATAACAGAGCATATTTCTCATATTTTTGAAGAAGGCGAGTTGGATGAAAATGTGGTCTGTCGGAATTTCCGACAAACCACTCAACATGGAGCCATAGAAGAACGGGAGATGCGAATGGCGGATTTTGTAAGAGAACTGGACAACATACTGAGAACTACAGGGCGCAATGTGCTGGACAATGCAGGACAAATTTCACACGAACAAGCAAAGAAAAAAGCAATCGCAGAATATAAAAAATACAAAGCCAAGACTTTGAGCAATGTGGAAAAAGATTATTTAAACTCCATCACTATGTTGGAGCAAACAGCAAAAAAGGCAAATAGGAAGAAACAATGACGCACGAACCGAAATTATTCCCATATATAACCCGCCTCCTGCAAGGAGCTTCCGTGGAATGGAAACCGCTGGGGGAAGTTACCGAATATGAGCAGCCTACCGCGTATTTGGTAAAATCAACAAATTACAAGGATGCATATCCTACCCCTGTACTGACTGCAGGAAAGACATTTATTCTTGGGTATACCGATGAAACAGATGGTATCTATCAGGCTTCCTTGCATCCCGTTATTATTTTTGATGACTTTACCACTGCACATAAGTGGGTAGATTTTGATTTTAAGGCAAAATCATCGGCGATGAAAATGATCATATCAAAAGATGAATCACAAGTGTTATTACGGTATATTTATCATTGGTTGAATACCTTACCAAGCGAACTTGCAGAAGGAGATCACAAACGGCAATGGATAAGTAATTTCTCCAATAAAAAGATACCTCTCCCCCCGCTCCCTGTTCAGGAAGAAATTGTTCGTATTTTGGACAAGTTTACTACGCTGGAGGCGGAGCTGGAGGCGGAGCTGGAGGCGGAGCTGGAGGCGCGTAAAAAACAGTATGAGTATTACCGGGAGCAATTACTGTCATTTCCAAAACATGAGGTAACGGCATAATTATGGGAAAATCATTAGATAAAATAGCCGAAGAGTTAAAAAAGGGTAGCAAAAAAGTGCAGCTAATCTATGCCTTTAACGGTGTAGGTAAAACCCGATTGTCTCGTGTTTTCAAAGAGATGATTGCACCCAAACAAGAAGATGATGCAGTAGCAGTAGCAGTAGCAGAAGAAGAAGAAGAAACGAAGGCAACAAAGGTTATTTACTACAATGCTTTTACCGAAGATTTATTTTATTGGGATAATGATTTGGACGAAGATGTAAATAGAAAGTTGACGATACGACCTAATGATTTTACACATTGGATTCTTGAAGAAGAAGGACAGGGCAATAATATCATAGATCTTTTTCAGCATTATACAAGCGATAAATTAACCCCACGCTTTAGTGAGGATTATAGCGAGATAAGTTTTTCTATTGAGAGAGGGAATGAACAACGTATTGAAAACATAAAAATTTCGAGAGGTGAGGAAAGTTGCTTTATTTGGTGTGTATTTTACAGCCTGCTAAAAGAGGTTGTAGAAGTTCTGAGCATACCAGAACCCGAAAATCGCTCTACAAGTCAGTTTAATAGCTTAGAGTATATATTTATTGACGACCCGGTAAGTTCTTTGGATGAGAACCACTTAATAGAATTGGCAGCAAATATAGCTGAACTGATTAAAAACAGCACATCAGGATTAAAGTTTATTATAACAACCCATAATCCATTATTCTATAATGTGATTTATAATGAGCTTAACTTGAAAGAGGGCTATATGCTGGAAAGAAACGAAGACGGGACATTTGAACTTAAAGAGAAGAAGGGTGATTCCAATCAGAGCTTTTCCTATCATCTCTTTTTGAAGCAGACACTGGAAGAAGCTATAGAAGCAGGCAACATTCAAAAATATCACTTTACACTCCTTCGTAATCTCTATGAGAAAACTGCAAATTTCTTGGGCTATCCCCAATGGTCCGCCCTGTTACCGGATGATAAGCAGACCTATTATAATCGAATCATACAATTCAGCAGTCACTCTACATTATCGAATGAAGCTGTGGCAGAACCGACACCTGCCGAAAAACAGACTGTGAAATTCTTATTATCCCATCTTATTAAAAATAGATATTGGGAAAAGGAGATACCGCAATGACACAATACGGCACAATAGCAGAATTACCGAACTTTATCGTCCTTGATACATATACCAAAGATTCAATGGTGAGCGAACCCTCTGTAGGCTATCAGCCGGAAGCTGCTTTGGAACGGGAGCTGATCCAAGATTTACGCAACCAAGGCTACGAGTATCTTCCCAATATTACTACTCCCGATGCACTTCTTGCTCATACAAGGAAGCAGTTACAAGAGTTCAATAATACCGTTTTTGCCGATGCCGAATGGCAGCGGTTTCTGGATGAATATTTAGATAAACTGAGTGATACGATCATAGATAAAACACGGAAGATACACGATAATTATATCTATGACTTTGTGTTTGACGATGGGCATATCCAAAACATTTATCTGGTCGACAAACAGAATATCGCCCGCAATAAAGTGCAGGTGATCAATCAGTTTGAACAAACGGGTACACAAGCAAATCGATATGATGTAACTATTTTAGTGAATGGGCTGCCGCTAGTACAGATAGAACTGAAAAAACGGGGAGTTGCAATCCGCGAGGCATTTAATCAGGTGCACCGTTACAGTAAGGAAAGTTTTAATAGCGAAAGTTCCTTATATAAATACCTGCAAATGTTTATTATTTCCAACGGAACAGATACCCGCTATTTTGCCAATACGGTAAAGAGAGATAAAAACAGTTTTGATTTTACGATGAATTGGGCAAAATCTGACAATACGCTGATTAAAGACCTTAAAGATTTTACAGCGACCTTCTTTCAGAAAAATACACTGCTGCAAGTATTGCTCACCTATTCCGTGTTTGATACCAGCAATACCTTGCTCATTATGCGCCCGTATCAAATTGCTGCAACGGAACGTATCTTATGGAAAATAAAAAGTTCGTTTCAAGCAAAGAAATGGAGTACACCGGATGGCGGCGGCTATATTTGGCATACGACAGGTTCCGGTAAAACGCTTACGAGCTTTAAGACAGCCCGCCTTGCTACACAGCTTGAGTTTATCGATAAAGTATTTTTCGTTGTTGACCGGAAAGACTTGGACTATCAAACAATGAAGGAGTACCAGCGCTTTTCGCCGGATAGCGTAAACGGTTCGGAAAGCACCGCCGGGTTAAAACGGAATATTGAAAAAGACGATAATAAAATTATTGTAACGACTATCCAAAAACTGAACAATCTGATGAAAAGCGAAGGTGATTTACCCATTTACCAACAACAGGTTGTCTTTATCTTTGACGAATGCCACCGCTCTCAATTTGGTGAAGCGCAGGGTAACTTACAGGAAAAATTTAAGAAATATTATCAATTCGGATTTACCGGAACGCCCATTTTTTCGGAGAATGCATTAGATGAATCAAAGACTACGGAAAAGGTATTCGGTTGCCAGCTTCATGCGTATACCATCACCGATGCCATCCGAGATGAAAAAGTATTAAAATTCAAGGTTGACTATAACGATGTACGCCCCACGTTCAAAGCCTTGGAAACAGAGCAGGACGAAGCAAAAATCAGTGCTGCAGAAGAAAAGAAACTCTTGCTCCATCCCGACCGGATAAAAGAAATTGCTCAATATATCTTACGGAATTTTAGTATAAAGACTCATCGAATGCAGGGAAGCAGGATGGGCTTTAATGCCATGTTTGCAGTCAGCAGTGTTGAAGCTGCCAAACGCTATTATGAACAACTGAATCTCCTCCAGCAAGAAAGTGAAAAGCCGTTAAAAATAGCAACCATATTTTCTTATGCAGCGAACGAAGAACAGAATGCCGTTGGGGATATTCTTGAAGAAACGTTTGAAGTGTCTGCAATGGACTCCAGCGCCAAGGAGTTTTTGGCAAAAGCCATTCGCGACTATAATGAAATGTTTCAGACCAATTTCGGTGTAGACAGTAAGGAGTTTCAAAACTACTACCGCGATTTAGCAAAAAGAGTGAAGAGCAAAGAGATCGACCTTTTGATTGTGGTTGGAATGTTCCTTACCGGTTTTGATGCGCAAACGCTGAACACACTTTTTGTAGACAAGAACTTACGCTATCATGGTTTGATACAGGCATTCTCCCGTACCAATCGTATCTATGACGCAACCAAAACATTCGGCAATATCGTTACGTTTAGAGATTTGGAGCAAGCTACAATAAAGGCAATTACTCGCTTTGCTACTAAGGAGAATACGACGAATGTGGTGCTTGAAAAAAGTTACAAAGAATATATCGAAGGCTTCACCGATAGTGTAACCGGTGAAGTACGAAGGGGCTACGCTGCGGTTGTTCAGGAATTGAAAACACACTTTCCTCACCCTGATGCAATAACCACCGAAGCCGCCAAAAAAGCCTTTGTAAAGCTCTTCGGCGAATATCTGCGTATCGAAAATATCTTGCGCAATTATGATGAATTTACGCAGCTGAAAGCCCTGCAGTCCATTGATACAAAAGATAGCGCCGCTGTCAGTGCATTTAAAGACCGGTACTTTCTAACCGATGAAGCGTTTGCAGAAATACAAAAAATAGAAGTGCTGCCGGAACGGACTGTACAAGATTATTGCTCAACATATAATGACATCAGGGTCTGGTTCAGTTGCGCACGGACGGGCGCTGCCCCCGAAAATACAAAAATCGATTGGGATGATGTGGTTTTTGAAGTTGATTTGCTGAAATCGCAAGAGATTGACCTTGACTATATTCTAGCTCTTATTTTTGAACATAATAAGAAAACAAACGATAAAACAAAATTAGTAGATGATGTCCGCCGAATAATCAGATCCAGCATTGGAAACAGAGCCAAAGAAAGTTTAATTGTCGATTTTATCAACGAAACGGATTTTGAGCCGATTGAAGATAGGGCGGAAGTTATTCAGGCTTTCTTTATGTATGCTCAACAAAAGCAAAGGGAAGAAGCTGCTGCACTGATTGCCGCAGAAAAACTGAATGAAGAAGCTGCAAAACGGTACATACAAACTTCATTAAAACGCGAATATGCCAGCGAAAACGGCACGGATCTTAATACAGTATTACCTAAACTCAGCCCGCTCAATCCTGAGTATTTAACAAAAAAGCAAAAGGTCTTTCAAAAAATGGTTGCTTTTGTTGAAAAATTCAAAGGAGTTGGCGGAACAATTTGATGACGTGTTTGGAAAAGCAGAAACGGGTTATATAAATCGATATGCAGCAAGGAGGGAACTATGGGCGCTGACGGGATCGAACCGCCGACATTTTGGGTGTAAACCAAACGCTCGTACCAGCTGAGCTAAGCGCCCTAATAACAGAAGAGACTATATATAAACCTGATAAAAATGTCAACCCCTGGTACGATAGCGACATCGAAACTGTTACCACGAGCCGGAAGAACCGCCGCCGCCAAAGCGTCCACCGCCTCCGCTAAAACCGCCGCCAAAGCCCCCGCTGCCGAACCCTCCGCCGCGTCCCGAATAACCGCCTCTTCGTCCTGCCGAAAGGAATAGCAACGGCCAGAATAAACCGCCGGGCATAAAACGGGAACCGAGCAGAAAGATAATAATCAGGAAAATGACGAGCGGCAGCGGAATAGAATCGTCATCCTGCCGGTCGGCTTCTTTTACAGCCTCGCTTATGAGGCTTTCGTCTTGAAGTGCAAGCCCAGCAAGGTTTTTTACCCCTAAAAGAACACCTTTTCCGTATTCCTGTTGTTTAAAGTAAGGTGCGATGATTGAACGGATAATCCTGCTGCTTTGTGCATCGGTGATGCGATCTTCGAGGCCGTAGCCCACTTCGATACGCAGCTTGCGGTCTTGAGCGGCAATTATTAAGATAACGCCGCTGTCCTTGCCTTTTTGTCCGATCTGCCATTTTTCCGCAACGCGGATGGAATAATCTTCAAGACTTTCGCCTTCCAACGAAGGAATGGTCAGCACCGCTATCTGTAAATCGCTTTGGCGGTCAAGACTATATAAATACGCATTTAATTCCTGCGTTTCGCTTGCTGTAAATATATGTGCATAATCGTTGACCGGACCGTTCAGGGGCGGAACGTCAAGCGCAAACAGAAAGGCGCTTTGCACACAAAGATAGGCAATAATGATAAACCGGAAAGGATGTTTTGAAAATTTCATAGCGTCCCCTTTAGTTTTATGATGCGGTGGAGAAAAGGCGTGTAAGACATCGTTTGATCATAGAGAATGGGAAGCCTTTCCGTTGAAGTGCGCTATAGAGTTTTTGGTCGGTATAGCCTTTACGGATAAGACTGCGCGCTGCTCCTTCGCATACTTCTGCTTCGTCAATCTCTGCAAAAAAATCATTGAGCGCTTGCTTTGCCGTGTCTGCAGCGATTCCGCGTTTACGCAGTTCCGAAAAGAGACGCGCATGCCCCTCTTTTTTTGAAAGGCTCCTCGTATGTAAATATGCACCGGCAAAGCGGGAATCGTCAAGCGTACCTTCGTCACGTAAATAATCCAATGCAGGCTGATATTCGTTTTTTATATAGCCTTTTTTTTGCAATTTGACTGTTAGTTGATAAGAAGAATGTTCGGCACGATTAAGATAGGCGGCAGCTTGTTTTTCAGCTAAGAAACGCCGGCCTGCTTGATAGAGATGTTCTGTTTGGGATTCTGTAAGGGTGAGCGGAAGGTTATCTATCGCAAGCGGTTCATCAAAGTAACAAAACCGGCTTACGATAGAAACATCCCCGGAGAGTACCAGTTTGACAGTATCCGAGGATGTATACTCCACCGCAATAAGGGTAGGATTAACGCTTGCTGAACTGGAAGCGTCGGCGAGCACCGCGTTGGCCATACTTTTTGCGTTCAACCATTCTGGAATCGCGAGTTAATAAGCCATTCGCTTTAAGTGAGCTGTGGTTAGAGGCATCTACCTGTGCAAGCGCACGGGCAATACCGTGTGAACAAGCGCCTGCCTGTCCGTTTAGACCGCCGCCGTATACGGTAATGATGATATCATAGCGGGTATCGCTGCCGGTAACAAACAAAGGCCGTTTTGCCATTTGAACCTGCTCGGGAGTGGCAAAGTAGTCGTCCATATTCTTATTGTTGACGGTTACCGAACCTTTCCCTTCGCGGATATAAACCCGTGCTACCGAGGTCTTTCTTCGTCCTGTTCCTATTCCGATATTTTTCACAACCATTTCTCCTAAAATTATAACGCTACCGCAACAGGATTTTGTGCCGCATGCGGATGTTCGCTACCTGCATAAATTTTCACATTTTTAAGCAGTTTACGCCCGAGCGGGCCTTTGGGCAGCATACCTTTTACCGCAATATACAGCGGTTCGGTCGGCTTTTTCCCGATAAGGGTATTAAAATTGACGGACTTAAGTCCTCCGGGAAAACCTGTGTGATGGTGATACATCTTATCCTTGTCTTTATTCCCCGTAACGGCAACCTTATCGGCGTTAATAACGATAATATAATCGCCCGATTCCTGATGGGGTGCATAGAGAGCCTTGTGCTTTCCTCGAGCCATTGCAGCAACTTTTGCAGCAACCCGTCCGAGCGGCTTTCCTGCAGCGTCGATAACATACCAGCTCCGCGGTATTTCACGCTCTTTATAAAAAATTGTCTTCATCTTTTGTGTACCTTATATATTTTTATTGCAGATAATGTGGGTAAAACACTATATCAAAAAAGCGGCTATGCAGTCAACCCGCAGAACTTTATTCGTTTTTATTTTCTCCAACTTTCATCGCTGCTTCTTCTTTTCTCGCATCCTGCTTGTCTTTGATATCCGCAATACCGATGAACACAGCAATTAATCCGACAAAGGCTGTGAAAATCGGTAAGCCGCCGCGCAAAAAGAGTAGAATATCTTTTCCCCAGCCGAGTCCGAAACCGGCAGTCTCCGGCGGAAGCGCTGCAAAGACTGTAAAGAGAATCATTGCTGCCCCAATAATAAGCGCAATCATACCAACCTCCTATTAAAGAATGACCCGTACACGATTCGAACGTGCGACCTGTTGCTTAGGAGGCAACCGCTCTATCCACCTGAGCTAACGGATCAAAAGATTATGCTGCCTATATCGGCATATCAGCTATGCTTCTTAAACAGCCTGTATCTTAGTGAGTATAAAAAAAAAACGGCCTTTTACAAGCCCTCGTGTTGTTCCTTTTTAAAGTATAAGAAACCTCTCAAAATCTAAGCGATTTTTTAGAGATGCTTTATCGGTCTTTTCTCCGAAAATTGACATTTCAGGCGAATCGCTGTACATTGATACAATGATTGCAGATAAAATAATTAAAGCCGTTTTCGGTTCACAGCACGAACGGGACATTAAAGCATTGCTGCCCGTTCTTCATCAGATAAATGAAAAAGAATCATGGGCGCTTGCTCTTGCCCCGGAAGATTTTAAGCAAAAAACAGCCGAGTTTAAGGAGCGGTTTGCAAAAGGCGAATCGCTCGATGCCTTTATCCCGGAAGCCTTTGCGCTTGCACGGGAGGCGGCGCGGCGTATTTTGCATGAGCGTATGTACGATGTGCAGCTCTTAGGTTCGCTGGTACTCCATTCGGGGCGCATCGTAGAAATGAAGACCGGTGAAGGTAAGACCCTGATGAGCATCGCAGCGTCATACCTCAACAGCCTTTCAGGGAAGGGTGTCCATATCGTAACCGTCAACGACTACCTTGCAGAACGCGACGCCGATTGGATGCGTCCCGTCTACACATACCTCGGTGTCAGTGTTGGGGCAATCTTGTCAAACATGGACAACGCCGCGCGGAAAGCCGCCTACAATGCGGACATCACCTACGGTACCAATAACGAGTTCGGTTTTGACTATCTGCGCGACAATATGCAGCTTACAATGGAAGAAAAAGTGCAGCGCGGCTTTTCGTTCGCGGTTGTGGACGAAATAGACTCCATCCTTATCGACGAGGCGCGTACCCCGCTCATCATTTCCGGTTCCGCCGAGGACGACACCAAGCGGTATTTCGATGTCGATAAGCTCGTCGATCAGCTTGAAGAAGTCAAAAAGAATCCCGAAACGGGCGAATATCCCAACGAGCTTGAAGGCGAAGAGATTGTCGGCGACTACACGATTGACGAAAAGAGCCGCCGCGTGTCCTTTACCGACTCCGGTATGTTGCACATTCAGGACATTCTGCAAAAACAGGGCTTGATCAACGGAAGCCTCTTTGAAGAAGAAAACTTTGAATACATCCACTACTTTACGCAGGCGGTGCGCGCGCACATCCTCTATCACATCGATGTCGATTATGTCGTAAAAGAGGGGCAGGTGCAGATTGTCGATGAGTTCACCGGCCGTATCCTCGAAGGACGCCGCTATTCGGACGGTTTGCATCAGGCTATCGAAGCGAAGGAGCATATCCGCATTGCCCAGCGCAACCGCACGATGGCGACTATCACTTTTCAGAACTTCTTCCGTATGTACGACAAGCTGTCCGGTATGACCGGTACGGCAGATACCGAAGCGGTTGAATTCAACAAGATTTATTCGCTTGATGTTGTGGTTATCCCGACCAACCTGCCGGTAATCCGCAAGGACGAACACGATGTGGTCTACCTGAACGAAGCGGAAAAATGGGAGGCGCTCTGTAACGAAATTGCCGAAGCGCATAAACGCGGACAGCCGGTACTGGTCGGTACGGTGTCTATCGAAAAGTCCGAAAAGCTTTCGGCGCTGCTCACCCGGAAAGGGGTTCGGCACGAGGTATTGAACGCCAAAAACCACGCACGGGAAGCGCTCATCATCGCGGAAGCGGGCGCGAAAGGCTCGGTTACGATTGCAACCAATATGGCAGGACGCGGTACCGACATTAAGCTCGGCGGCAGCCCCGAATTTAGGGCACGCAGGCGGGCAGGAACCGAAGCCGAGCCGGAAGTGTATCAAAAAATATACGAAGAAGAATACAAGAAGTGGCAGGAAGACTACAAGGAAGTCAAATCGCTCGGCGGATTGTATGTTATCGGTACCGAACGGCATGAAAGCCGCCGTATCGACAATCAGCTGCGCGGTCGTTCCGGACGGCAGGGCGATCCGGGGCGTTCAAAATTCTTCCTCTCCCTCGATGATGATTTGATGCGTCTGTTCGGCGGCGAAAACCTCAAGCGGGTGATGGCAAAGGTCGGTATGGAACCCGGCGAGCCGATTGAGCATCCGTGGCTCAACAAGAGTATCGAAAAGGCGCAAACCAAGGTTGAAGAGCGCAACTTCGATATCCGTAAGCACCTCCTTGAATACGACGATGTGCTGAACGAACAGCGCGGCTTTATCTATGAACAGCGCGATAAGATTTTGCAGGACGAGAATCTTGTTGAGCGCATTTATGCCACGGTAGAAGAATACCTTGATGATGCATTCGAGCAGTTCAAGCACGGTTCCCGCAAGGAAAAACCGGAAGAGCTCAAGGAACTGCAAGCAAATCTCAAGGCAAAGTTCGGCTACATCTTCAGTGATGAGGACACAAAGCTGGCTCAAACTGGTGATACCGCCGCACTGCAGCAGAAAATCTACACCGCGCTCAAAGCAAATATCGAAGAAAAAATGGCGCTCGCCGGCAATGAAAACCTCAATATGTTTATCCGCTATCAGTATTTACAGGCGATAGACCGTAAATGGCTCGATCACTTGGAAAATCTGGAAGCCCTGCGCGAAGCTGTCTACCTCCGCTCTTACGGTCAGAAAAACCCGCTCACGGAATACAAGCTTGAAGGTTTCGACATCTTCTACGCGATGCTCGACGAAATCCGCTTCTCCATTGCCTCCTTACTGGTATTGGTACGGATCAGTACCGACGAACCCGCTTCGCGTACACCCAACCGCCGCATTCCGCAAGGCTCCGCGCACCACAGCTCCATGGGTTCCTTCCATCAGAGCAGCTCCCCGATGAGTTCCAGCAGCAAGCCGGAAAACGTCCAAGTAGTACGCACCGCGCCTAAAGTCGGCAGAAACGATCCGTGCCCCTGCGGCTCCGGCAAAAAATACAAGCACTGCTGCGGAAGGTAAAACGGCATAACGCCGAATCTGTATGATATGACCGGGACACTCTTTGGGGTGTTCCCGTTGCAATTTTGTCCCTCTCCTGATTATTTTGAGGCAGCTTTTCCGGCACACCTGCAAAGCCGCCTTTTTGCTCTTTGTGTTCATAAATTATTCATAAATACATGCGATTCTATTCAGTAACAAGTTTGATATTTCCTCGAACTTGTTATCAGATACTGTACAGAGATGTGCAGTGCCCTATAGAAGGCAGTCCGCGGTCTTGGCGTCAGTGCCCTATCGACAGGATGTGATTTGTCTTAGCTTGTTTAGTGAGGATAGGCCTAATCTGCCTGTTGATGCTGTGTTCCGGTGGGCATTTATAGTAGAAAGATGTCATTGGTTTAATCCGCGATAGTTTAGATTGCAAATGGGGTGTTCGTATGATATTATGAGGAAGGGTCGAAAAGGTGTTATGTGGACGGGTTACTGGCCTGCTTTTTTAGAAGGAAAAATGAAGAAAGTATTTTTTATAACATCTTCAATTTTATTATTTCTTTTTCTTGTATATAGATTTTTCTTTGTCGGATTAATGTATGATGCATATGAAAATAGTAATGCAGAATATGAAGATTCAAATGTCTATATAGATTCATCTTTTTTTCCAAGTTATGATTATGAAGGCTATAATATTTTTTTTGTTCATTATCGTAGACGATATTATTTTCAATTTAAAATACAAAGCAAATCTGGGAAAATTATAAAAGCTGAAATTCTTAATAATGAATTAATAAAAAATGGAAATTCTTCTTCTTTTATGGATTCAAGTAGTTGGACTCGAAATGGACGAGAAATGGTATTTATGGATATAACAGAAATATACCATTCAGTAATTACTTCAAAATACGACAGAAAAGATGAATACCTTGAATATTTCAAAGAATATAAGACTGTAAACTTCAAACATGAAGAATATCCAGAAACAGAAGATTATTGTATTTATTTCGAAATTCCGATTACTTACAAAAAAGATAATACAGTGGAAATTAATTTGGAAATTAATCTTATATTTGAAGATGGTCATGAAGAA
Encoded proteins:
- the secA gene encoding preprotein translocase subunit SecA, whose product is MIADKIIKAVFGSQHERDIKALLPVLHQINEKESWALALAPEDFKQKTAEFKERFAKGESLDAFIPEAFALAREAARRILHERMYDVQLLGSLVLHSGRIVEMKTGEGKTLMSIAASYLNSLSGKGVHIVTVNDYLAERDADWMRPVYTYLGVSVGAILSNMDNAARKAAYNADITYGTNNEFGFDYLRDNMQLTMEEKVQRGFSFAVVDEIDSILIDEARTPLIISGSAEDDTKRYFDVDKLVDQLEEVKKNPETGEYPNELEGEEIVGDYTIDEKSRRVSFTDSGMLHIQDILQKQGLINGSLFEEENFEYIHYFTQAVRAHILYHIDVDYVVKEGQVQIVDEFTGRILEGRRYSDGLHQAIEAKEHIRIAQRNRTMATITFQNFFRMYDKLSGMTGTADTEAVEFNKIYSLDVVVIPTNLPVIRKDEHDVVYLNEAEKWEALCNEIAEAHKRGQPVLVGTVSIEKSEKLSALLTRKGVRHEVLNAKNHAREALIIAEAGAKGSVTIATNMAGRGTDIKLGGSPEFRARRRAGTEAEPEVYQKIYEEEYKKWQEDYKEVKSLGGLYVIGTERHESRRIDNQLRGRSGRQGDPGRSKFFLSLDDDLMRLFGGENLKRVMAKVGMEPGEPIEHPWLNKSIEKAQTKVEERNFDIRKHLLEYDDVLNEQRGFIYEQRDKILQDENLVERIYATVEEYLDDAFEQFKHGSRKEKPEELKELQANLKAKFGYIFSDEDTKLAQTGDTAALQQKIYTALKANIEEKMALAGNENLNMFIRYQYLQAIDRKWLDHLENLEALREAVYLRSYGQKNPLTEYKLEGFDIFYAMLDEIRFSIASLLVLVRISTDEPASRTPNRRIPQGSAHHSSMGSFHQSSSPMSSSSKPENVQVVRTAPKVGRNDPCPCGSGKKYKHCCGR